A window of the Henckelia pumila isolate YLH828 chromosome 3, ASM3356847v2, whole genome shotgun sequence genome harbors these coding sequences:
- the LOC140890111 gene encoding uncharacterized protein, with product MNRIFLEKYFPASRAANIRKEIYGIKQYTGESLHESMLDAVSGGVFVDKTPVQARNLIENMTANSQQFGTNRSDLVPRRGNEVNVSSLEQQLIELISLVHQMAIGNGQNVKSVESMLQWDMQLTCVPHFKRDLLNKSMQQEDFLGHHSREIMILIRIHSIEETRESIQHLNTQMGQLETTFNRLEAQNSNSLPSQTVVNPKENVSAITLRSGRDLKVREEVVHTPVNNEEVEKEPVQNEEALRAPNTRRTVAVNQPEQTNAAQVPVTAPDVGHGSTSVDTLSGDENPMEKLLKRFQSFKPPTLQGTENFVDCENWLEDIEQLFESLDYTDDRRVRLVIHQLHGLAKNWWVATKRAFENRADETTAKQQQIPPPPRFDVGGSGSGKKNFFKGKSKQFKRTAKGFLIYVVDVLKASPKLADLPVDVLVQVDKLVFSDDFYVLDMKNNDMKSPILLGRSFLKTSKSVIDVNNGTLTMEFDGEIVMFNIFDTLKTPSCESVAINTIDVNNHLSQEHKEVVNEDKLKEFIEQPAKNSIAEIFLSDLQVPKTETKFPPGRSKGIPKKSKQKNHGTKITGKLRK from the exons ATGAATAGGATCTTCTTAGAGAAGTATTTTCCAGCTTCAAGAGCAGCAAATATCAGAAAGGAGATCTATGGCATTAAACAGTATACAGGAGAGTCACTTCACga gagtatgttaGATGCGGtcagtggaggagttttcgtGGACAAAACTCCAGTACAAGCAAGGAActtgatagagaatatgactgctaattctcagcaatttggcactaACAGGAGTGATCTAGTGCCAAGAAGGGgcaacgaggtaaatgtttcttctcttgaacaacaaTTGATTGAACTGATCTCTCTTGTGCATCAAATGGCTATAGGGAATGGACAAAATGTGAAAAGTGTGGAATCTATGCTGCAGTgggacatgcaactgacatgtgtcccacacttcaagagggATCTACTGAACAAGTCAATGCAGCAGGAGGATTTCCTGGGCCATCACAGCAGAGAAATTATGATCCTTATTCGAATACATTCAATcgag GAAACTCGAGAAAGTATCCAACACTTGAACACTCAAATGGGGCAGTTGGAAACCACATTCAATAGGTTGGAGGCACAAAACTCTAACAGCTTACCATCACAGACAGTGGTGAATCCAAAGGAGAATGTGAGTGCAATCACCTTGAGGAGTGGAAGAGACTTGAAGGTCCGTGAAGAGGTGGTTCACACACCGGTAAATAATGAAGAAGTGGAGAAAGAGCCAGTACAGAACGAAGAGGCACtgagag CACCGAATACTAGACGTACTGTAGCAGTGAATCAGCCAGAACAGACTAATGCTGCACAGGTACCAGTAACAGCACCTGACGTAGGACATGGTAGTACTTCTGTTGATACTTTGAGTGGTGATGAAAATCCGATGGAAAAACTGCTGAAACGATTTCAGTCCTTCAAACCACCGACTTTACAAGGAACTGAGAACTTTGTTGATTGCGAGAATTGGCTGGAGGATATcgagcagttatttgaatccctcgactatacagatgatcgtcgtgttagACTAGTGATCCATCAATTACATGGCCTTGCAAAGAATTGGTGGGTAGCGACAAAGAGAGCGTttgaaaatcgag ccgaTGAAACAACTGCAAAGCAGCaacagattccaccaccacctcgatttgatgttGGAGGTAGTGGCAGTGGCAAGAAGAATTTCTTTAAGGGAAAAAGCAAACAGTTTAAACGTACAG CAAAAGGATTTCTTATCTATGTTGTTGATGTATTGAAAGCTAGCCCGAaattggctgacttgccagtg GATGTTCTCGTGCAAGTTGATAAATTGGTTTTTTCTGATGATTTCTATGTGCTagatatgaaaaataatgatatGAAATCCCCAATTTTGCTAGGAAGATCATTTCTGAAAACTTCGAAGTCTGTTATAGATGTTAACAATGGAACTCTCACTATGGAGTTTGATGGGGAGATTGttatgtttaatatttttgataccctgaAAACTCCTAGTTGTGAAAGTGTTGCTATTAATACTATTGATGTCAATAATCACTTGTCACAGGAACACAAGGAAGTTGTGAATGAAGATAAGTTGAAGGAATTTATTGAACAACCTGCTAAAAATTCTATTgctgaaatttttctctctgattTGCAGGTACCTAAAACTGAGACAAAATTTCCTCCGGGTCGATCAAAAGGAATCCCCAAGAAATCAAAGCAGAAGAATCATGGGACGAAAATAACTGGAAAACTGCGCAAGTAG